The following proteins are co-located in the Candidatus Methanoperedens sp. genome:
- a CDS encoding class I SAM-dependent methyltransferase, which translates to MNIQSSWKKRNEDLLYRGKISYLSPYKIENQSILDALIKAKKYACGNILDMGCGNKPYALIFREENYIGIDLPLSESANKEEKKADVHGSVLELPFKSNSFDTVISLQVLEHVPEPKEMLKEAHRVLKRDGHLILTAPMTWGLHEIPHDYYRYTRYGLKYLAESLEFEIVYIEERCGFWGMIGQRLSSWSYHWRGTPASIFGEMIKRSSCAVIQAFFLSLDRLDRQEGDTLGYIMVVKK; encoded by the coding sequence ATGAACATTCAATCCTCGTGGAAGAAGAGAAATGAAGATTTGCTTTACCGCGGAAAAATATCCTATCTTTCTCCCTATAAAATTGAAAATCAGTCCATCCTGGATGCGTTAATCAAAGCCAAAAAATACGCCTGCGGGAACATATTGGATATGGGCTGCGGAAATAAACCGTATGCTCTTATTTTTCGCGAAGAAAATTATATTGGAATTGATTTACCCCTCTCTGAATCTGCAAATAAGGAAGAGAAAAAAGCAGATGTTCATGGTTCCGTTTTGGAGCTGCCTTTTAAATCAAACAGTTTTGATACTGTTATCTCGCTCCAGGTGCTTGAACATGTTCCTGAACCGAAAGAAATGCTAAAAGAGGCACATAGAGTCCTAAAAAGGGACGGACATCTGATATTGACAGCCCCCATGACATGGGGATTGCATGAGATTCCGCATGATTATTATCGTTACACTAGATACGGATTAAAATATCTTGCAGAGAGTCTCGAATTTGAGATCGTCTATATTGAGGAAAGATGCGGTTTCTGGGGCATGATTGGACAAAGATTAAGTAGCTGGTCATATCATTGGAGAGGGACGCCAGCGTCAATATTTGGAGAAATGATAAAAAGAAGTTCATGTGCGGTTATCCAGGCATTCTTTTTGTCACTGGACAGACTGGACAGACAGGAAGGAGATACTTTAGGCTACATAATGGTAGTGAAAAAGTAA
- a CDS encoding SDR family NAD(P)-dependent oxidoreductase, with product MKNRNLNILITGGGSGIGAALAGDLSAYGNSVIICGRKEKNLKNVAGKGKNIYYHTCDVSDEKSVIDLLNFVKTKFNHIDVIINSAGLFGAIGRFDKTDSQMWKKTFEINMFGAYLVTKHFLELLMHSEVKKIINFSGGGAFGAFPNYSAYAVSKAAVVRFSENIAVELKDLGVQVNCVAPGFVATEIHDATLQAGEGTAGEHFKKTKIQLKEGSVPMEVVVDCVKFLISSESDGLTGKTISASFDKWNTETFKKSVRQITDSELYTMRRINLANLDEKDELRKKLMNL from the coding sequence ATGAAAAACAGGAATCTTAATATATTGATCACAGGCGGCGGCTCCGGCATAGGGGCTGCATTGGCCGGGGATTTAAGTGCATATGGTAATTCGGTCATTATTTGCGGCAGGAAGGAAAAGAATTTAAAAAATGTGGCTGGAAAAGGTAAAAATATATATTACCACACCTGCGATGTATCAGATGAAAAAAGTGTTATCGACCTTTTAAATTTTGTTAAGACTAAATTTAATCACATTGATGTAATAATAAATTCTGCAGGTCTTTTTGGGGCAATAGGACGATTTGATAAGACCGACTCACAAATGTGGAAAAAGACTTTTGAGATAAATATGTTCGGAGCATACCTTGTCACAAAGCATTTTTTAGAACTTCTTATGCACTCCGAAGTTAAGAAAATAATTAATTTTTCAGGGGGTGGTGCATTTGGCGCTTTTCCCAATTACAGCGCCTATGCTGTTTCCAAGGCAGCGGTGGTCCGCTTTTCAGAGAACATTGCAGTAGAGCTAAAAGACCTTGGCGTACAGGTAAATTGTGTAGCTCCAGGATTTGTTGCTACCGAGATACACGATGCTACGCTCCAGGCCGGGGAAGGGACCGCAGGTGAGCATTTCAAAAAAACAAAGATTCAGCTAAAAGAAGGCTCAGTCCCAATGGAGGTTGTGGTTGATTGTGTGAAATTTCTAATTTCATCTGAATCAGATGGATTGACTGGTAAAACCATCAGTGCAAGCTTCGATAAATGGAACACGGAAACTTTTAAAAAATCTGTCAGGCAAATAACTGATTCAGAACTCTATACAATGAGGCGCATAAATCTTGCCAACCTGGATGAAAAAGATGAATTGAGAAAAAAATTAATGAACTTATAG
- a CDS encoding class I SAM-dependent methyltransferase — protein MNLKEKEISGYHAFAERSGWDRSFAGFLRKMVEGRDSLYFRFLMEIIKAKGDKLLDFAAGTCWTSYIFGEKGYDVTALEMNSSDICGLGLFRKYRDKLPFQAILGDCENSPLKEGVFDVVFCHQALHHASDLDRMVSEMARCAKKNGLVIAGGEHIRPFFTGDEEFRKKHPAVAFGANEHAYPYYEYRDAFRSAGIVKVKVVPRGFECDFETISQKPIRALIKGISKIPILGHGIVSFVLLNFSGAGTEITIYGFKS, from the coding sequence ATGAACCTAAAAGAAAAAGAAATCTCAGGCTACCACGCTTTTGCAGAAAGGTCAGGCTGGGATAGATCCTTTGCCGGCTTTCTCAGGAAAATGGTAGAAGGCAGGGACTCATTATACTTTCGTTTCCTAATGGAGATCATTAAAGCTAAGGGCGACAAACTTCTCGATTTCGCAGCGGGAACATGCTGGACTTCATATATTTTCGGGGAGAAAGGCTATGATGTGACTGCACTTGAAATGAATTCAAGTGATATCTGCGGCCTCGGATTGTTCAGGAAATACAGAGATAAATTGCCCTTCCAGGCTATCCTGGGGGATTGCGAGAACTCCCCGCTCAAAGAAGGTGTCTTTGATGTGGTTTTCTGCCACCAGGCGCTGCACCATGCATCCGACCTTGACCGGATGGTTTCCGAGATGGCAAGATGCGCGAAAAAGAACGGGCTCGTTATCGCCGGGGGAGAGCATATCCGTCCTTTTTTCACTGGCGATGAGGAATTTAGAAAGAAGCATCCCGCTGTTGCTTTTGGGGCAAATGAACACGCCTACCCTTATTACGAGTACAGGGATGCTTTTAGAAGTGCAGGGATTGTGAAAGTGAAGGTTGTACCCCGTGGATTCGAGTGCGATTTTGAGACAATTTCTCAGAAGCCTATCCGGGCATTGATTAAAGGCATCTCAAAGATCCCAATCCTCGGACATGGAATTGTAAGTTTTGTTCTCCTGAATTTTAGCGGCGCAGGCACTGAGATTACCATATATGGTTTCAAATCATGA
- a CDS encoding class I SAM-dependent methyltransferase — protein MLDVGCGTKPYRKVFVDVVKEHIGIDYPSSISANKENKNVEIYSILPHLPFKNETFDTVLATEVLEHVSEPSAAFSEINRILKKNGVLILTAPQCWGLHETPQDYYRYTKFGLKYLSEKNSFEVIYIKPLGGFFSLIGQRLSSFIFYLLAIDEKGNLRNILLRGLAHVICMFLQLIFTITDRIFYEENDTLGNIMVARKIIS, from the coding sequence ATGCTGGATGTGGGATGCGGTACAAAACCGTATAGAAAAGTTTTTGTAGATGTGGTGAAAGAACACATAGGTATCGATTATCCTTCCAGCATTTCAGCGAACAAGGAAAATAAAAATGTAGAAATATATTCGATTCTTCCTCACCTTCCTTTTAAAAATGAAACTTTTGATACAGTGCTAGCCACCGAAGTTCTGGAGCATGTTTCTGAACCTTCTGCCGCTTTTAGTGAAATTAACAGGATTCTCAAAAAAAATGGAGTGCTAATTCTGACGGCTCCACAATGCTGGGGGTTACACGAAACACCCCAAGATTATTATAGATATACCAAATTTGGTTTAAAATACCTTTCTGAAAAAAACAGCTTTGAGGTAATATATATAAAACCACTAGGAGGATTTTTTTCGCTTATAGGACAGAGATTGAGTAGTTTCATTTTTTACTTACTGGCGATTGATGAGAAAGGGAATTTACGTAATATTTTACTCCGTGGATTAGCCCATGTTATATGTATGTTCTTACAATTGATATTCACAATAACCGATAGAATTTTTTATGAAGAAAACGACACTCTTGGCAATATAATGGTAGCCAGGAAGATAATATCATGA
- a CDS encoding NAD-dependent epimerase/dehydratase family protein has translation MSSCLILGGNGFIGSQIAKILVENGYSVKILSDLKSGTSNLEPILDRIEIIKGNFLDRGIRKKAIKDVEFVFHNISTTNPQNSILDPVYDVESNVIGTIGLLQDLINTNVRKIIFTSSGGTVYGEPPKVPVGEDEPTNPICPYGISKLAIEKYIQYFNYAYGLDYTIFRYSNPYGEGQYPSKGQGVIPAFLSNIAKGKPPVIYGDGSIIRDYVYIKDVVDVNLIAISRKIKSEHHIFNVGSGTGTSLNDLVDTMSEVIGNRITPEYVNVRKGDVSRIVLDIARIKKEYAWKPKTSLAEGIKNTWNWVKQIT, from the coding sequence ATGAGTAGCTGTCTCATATTAGGTGGAAACGGATTTATAGGCTCTCAGATAGCTAAGATTTTGGTTGAGAACGGTTACAGTGTCAAAATATTGAGTGATCTTAAATCCGGTACTTCCAATCTCGAACCTATATTGGATAGAATTGAGATAATCAAAGGTAATTTTTTGGACCGAGGAATTCGAAAAAAGGCCATTAAAGACGTTGAGTTCGTTTTCCATAACATTTCTACCACCAATCCCCAGAATTCCATCCTCGATCCTGTATATGATGTGGAATCAAATGTAATTGGGACAATAGGTTTACTGCAGGACCTGATAAATACTAATGTCAGGAAAATCATATTTACATCCTCTGGAGGCACAGTTTATGGGGAACCCCCAAAAGTTCCCGTGGGCGAAGACGAACCAACGAATCCCATATGCCCCTACGGCATATCAAAATTGGCGATTGAAAAGTATATACAATATTTCAATTACGCATACGGGTTGGATTACACAATATTCAGATATTCCAATCCCTACGGAGAAGGTCAATATCCCTCCAAGGGGCAGGGAGTTATTCCCGCATTCTTAAGCAATATCGCAAAAGGAAAGCCGCCTGTGATCTATGGTGACGGCAGCATTATAAGGGATTATGTGTATATAAAGGATGTAGTGGACGTAAATTTGATCGCTATTTCCCGGAAAATCAAATCGGAACACCATATTTTCAATGTGGGAAGCGGTACGGGTACATCTCTGAATGACCTGGTTGATACAATGTCGGAGGTTATTGGGAATCGAATAACACCCGAATATGTAAACGTAAGAAAAGGTGATGTGTCCAGAATAGTACTGGATATAGCACGAATAAAAAAGGAATACGCCTGGAAGCCCAAGACTTCGCTGGCTGAAGGTATAAAGAATACTTGGAACTGGGTAAAGCAGATCACATGA
- a CDS encoding nucleotide sugar dehydrogenase, whose product MNHENITGFVGLTHLGIVSSICWASRFPDAIAVDPDTGIINKLASGKLPIEEPKLADLFAKSRKSIRFTTDFSHLSRCSTVFITQDIKTDENNRSDYGSFYELVEKTIPHLCHGTKIVVMSQVSVGTCNELKRHIKERRPDLDFELFYMVETLIIGNAVDRFLQPERIILGTEAGKGLDEYADLKNRLNGFGAPLVVMRYESAELTKLAINFYLFNSVSYANAIADLCEAYGADMNEIIPALRLDKRIGPYAYIRPGLGVTGGNLERDMISLSQLEENKNLNSDLIRVLVNLNQTRYKWVEKKLREYLFQNVKKPRICIWGLAYKRDVTSLKNSIALKLIDELSDEAAISAFDPLVRSTGHPGNVDIAQDRYAAVEGAHCLILLTDPDEFKALDVKKLRKLMEYPLIIDCVNLYSNRIEELEDFKYIAIGMAIKE is encoded by the coding sequence ATGAACCATGAAAACATCACAGGTTTTGTAGGATTGACCCATTTAGGTATAGTCTCAAGCATATGCTGGGCATCCAGATTCCCGGATGCGATAGCTGTAGACCCGGACACGGGAATTATTAACAAACTGGCATCCGGGAAACTACCGATAGAGGAACCGAAACTTGCTGATCTTTTTGCTAAAAGCAGGAAAAGCATCAGGTTTACCACTGATTTTAGCCATCTATCGAGATGCAGCACAGTCTTCATCACACAGGACATAAAGACCGATGAGAATAATAGGAGCGACTATGGTTCATTCTATGAGCTAGTTGAAAAAACAATACCGCATCTTTGCCATGGAACTAAAATAGTTGTAATGAGCCAGGTGTCGGTAGGAACCTGCAATGAATTGAAAAGACATATAAAAGAAAGGAGACCCGATTTAGATTTTGAATTGTTTTACATGGTCGAGACGCTAATAATTGGAAATGCGGTTGATCGTTTTCTTCAGCCTGAGAGGATAATCCTGGGGACTGAAGCCGGGAAAGGCCTGGATGAATATGCTGATCTTAAAAACCGGCTGAATGGGTTTGGTGCACCTTTAGTGGTCATGAGATATGAAAGCGCCGAACTTACAAAACTCGCCATCAATTTTTATCTTTTTAATTCCGTGTCATATGCCAATGCCATTGCCGATCTTTGTGAAGCTTATGGGGCGGACATGAATGAAATAATACCGGCGCTTCGGCTCGATAAAAGGATAGGTCCTTATGCATATATTCGGCCAGGTCTCGGGGTCACGGGTGGGAACCTTGAACGTGATATGATCTCTCTCTCACAGCTTGAGGAAAATAAAAACTTGAATTCGGATCTGATCAGGGTTCTCGTGAACTTGAATCAAACCCGTTACAAATGGGTTGAGAAAAAATTACGGGAATATTTATTCCAGAACGTGAAAAAACCAAGAATATGTATCTGGGGCCTTGCCTACAAAAGGGATGTAACGTCATTAAAGAATTCCATTGCTTTAAAATTAATCGATGAGTTGTCGGATGAAGCCGCCATCAGCGCATTCGACCCGCTCGTAAGATCCACAGGTCATCCTGGAAATGTGGATATTGCTCAGGATAGATATGCCGCGGTGGAAGGAGCCCACTGTTTAATTCTGCTCACTGACCCGGATGAGTTTAAGGCGCTGGATGTCAAAAAGTTAAGAAAACTCATGGAATATCCTTTAATAATTGATTGCGTCAATCTCTATTCCAACCGAATCGAAGAGCTTGAAGATTTTAAATATATCGCAATTGGCATGGCAATAAAGGAGTAA
- a CDS encoding glycosyltransferase family 4 protein: protein MRIALTTDDYNKRGGISRYVAELAENFAGQHEVHVYATGWRDVCNKAIIFHKIPTISGPRVISSIPFTLQCTVRLKLSRSKYDMIHINGCDSICQDIITAHSIHRAGMEFKKNEIEIRGHGFLDMFNLTIETLNYSHRNYKKIIADSTSSKEELMKYYNVPDEDIAVIPLGVDLDEYKPLGKNKLTELRRKYRIDENDTVLLIVATEFYRKGVVELIRAVDIIVNRRGHKNIKLIVVGKAAVEGSRKGDEYYRELASKLGVGSKVLFTGHINDLNSFYNMADIFVFPTKYEAFGIPTLEAMAAGLPVLNSKIGAGELITDGMDGIHLDDPNNIEEIADKLETLIKDEKLRRYLGKNARSTAMNYSWDETARKTMDVYNIVLKN from the coding sequence ATGAGAATTGCATTAACCACGGACGATTATAATAAACGGGGAGGGATTTCAAGATATGTCGCGGAACTGGCGGAAAATTTTGCTGGGCAACATGAAGTCCATGTATATGCCACAGGATGGAGGGACGTCTGCAATAAAGCCATAATTTTTCATAAAATTCCAACAATTTCAGGCCCTCGTGTGATAAGTTCTATCCCGTTTACATTGCAATGCACAGTGAGATTAAAATTATCGAGATCAAAATATGATATGATTCATATCAACGGTTGTGATAGCATATGCCAGGATATTATTACAGCCCATAGTATTCACAGAGCAGGGATGGAATTCAAAAAAAATGAGATCGAAATTCGAGGACATGGCTTCCTTGATATGTTTAATTTGACAATAGAAACATTAAATTATTCGCACAGGAATTACAAAAAGATTATAGCCGACTCCACTTCTTCCAAAGAAGAACTTATGAAATACTATAATGTACCTGATGAAGATATCGCTGTAATTCCGCTTGGTGTGGATCTGGATGAATATAAACCATTGGGAAAAAATAAATTAACTGAACTGAGAAGAAAATATAGGATTGATGAAAATGATACAGTATTATTAATAGTGGCTACGGAATTTTATAGAAAGGGGGTGGTGGAGCTGATTAGAGCCGTTGATATAATAGTTAACAGGCGTGGCCATAAAAATATTAAGCTTATAGTTGTTGGTAAGGCAGCAGTTGAAGGTTCAAGAAAAGGAGATGAATATTACAGAGAACTAGCCAGTAAGTTGGGAGTTGGCAGTAAGGTTTTATTCACAGGACATATAAATGATTTAAATTCGTTTTACAATATGGCAGATATATTTGTTTTCCCTACAAAATATGAAGCATTCGGCATACCTACGCTTGAAGCAATGGCCGCTGGTCTTCCGGTCTTAAATAGCAAAATAGGCGCAGGGGAGCTAATTACGGATGGAATGGATGGAATTCATCTGGATGATCCCAATAATATCGAGGAAATTGCAGACAAACTTGAAACGCTAATAAAAGATGAAAAACTTCGAAGGTATCTGGGAAAAAATGCCAGAAGCACTGCTATGAACTATTCATGGGACGAGACGGCAAGAAAGACTATGGATGTTTATAATATTGTATTAAAAAATTAA
- the rfbB gene encoding dTDP-glucose 4,6-dehydratase: protein MKLLITGGAGFIGSNFVRYMLEKRPDDEIVVIDKLTYAGRLENLDDIKKKISFIKGDICSREDVEKAIKDCDIVFNFAAETHVDRSIKEPGAFIKTDVLGTYTLLEAARKYEIKKYIQISTDEVYSSIEKGSFKEDDILKPASPYSASKAGADLLVGAYYKTYGLPVLTTRSSNNFGPYQYPEKLIPLFIINAIQNKPLPVYGDGMNVRDWIYVLDNCSAIDMVYQKGTPGEIYNIGAGNEKTNLEITDLILSELDKPNSLIKFVEDRPGHDRRYSLDFTKIKRLGWEPEHDFETSLKSTIKWYKKNEWWWKPLL from the coding sequence ATGAAGCTCTTAATTACGGGAGGTGCGGGTTTTATTGGAAGTAATTTTGTCCGATACATGCTGGAAAAGCGCCCGGATGATGAGATCGTGGTCATAGATAAGCTCACATATGCCGGGCGGCTTGAAAATCTGGATGATATAAAAAAGAAGATATCGTTCATAAAAGGGGACATCTGCAGCAGAGAAGATGTCGAAAAAGCGATAAAAGATTGTGACATTGTTTTTAATTTCGCGGCCGAGACCCATGTGGATAGATCAATAAAGGAACCCGGCGCTTTTATCAAGACTGATGTTCTTGGAACATATACCTTGCTTGAGGCCGCAAGAAAATATGAGATTAAGAAATATATCCAGATAAGCACAGATGAGGTCTATAGCTCAATAGAAAAGGGCTCTTTCAAGGAAGATGATATATTAAAGCCTGCATCGCCGTATTCCGCAAGCAAAGCCGGCGCAGATCTGCTGGTCGGGGCTTATTATAAAACCTATGGCCTCCCGGTCCTGACTACCCGCAGTTCTAATAACTTCGGTCCCTATCAATATCCGGAAAAACTTATACCACTCTTTATAATAAACGCAATACAAAACAAACCACTGCCGGTGTACGGTGATGGGATGAATGTAAGAGATTGGATATATGTTCTGGATAATTGTTCAGCTATTGACATGGTGTATCAAAAGGGAACCCCGGGAGAGATTTACAATATCGGCGCTGGAAATGAAAAAACGAATTTGGAGATCACTGACCTGATCCTTTCCGAACTTGATAAGCCAAATAGTCTGATAAAATTTGTAGAAGATAGACCGGGGCATGATAGAAGATACTCATTGGATTTTACGAAAATAAAAAGACTCGGATGGGAACCAGAGCATGATTTTGAGACTTCTTTGAAGTCAACGATAAAATGGTATAAAAAGAATGAATGGTGGTGGAAACCACTTTTATGA
- a CDS encoding HAD-IIIA family hydrolase, whose product MTNINNRAVFLDRDGVINEIVFHDGEKPSSPWRFEEFKLVAGIEKPLGELSSMGYYLFIISNQPDISRGYIEEGTTEKINEMLYELFPIQDIMVCPHDDRDKCTCRKPKPGMLMDLSKKWKVDLIRSFLIGDNWKDIDAGKAAGCITLLIDKPYNQSVKVDYRVESLEDAVVLIRKIGGDL is encoded by the coding sequence GTGACAAATATCAACAACAGGGCTGTGTTTCTGGACAGGGATGGGGTCATAAATGAGATCGTTTTTCACGATGGCGAGAAACCGTCATCGCCCTGGAGATTTGAAGAATTCAAGTTAGTTGCCGGAATAGAAAAGCCCCTTGGGGAATTATCTTCGATGGGCTATTATCTCTTTATAATTTCAAATCAACCAGACATATCAAGGGGCTATATTGAGGAGGGCACGACAGAGAAAATAAACGAGATGCTGTACGAACTGTTCCCTATCCAGGATATAATGGTCTGCCCACATGACGACCGCGATAAATGCACCTGCCGTAAACCCAAACCTGGAATGCTTATGGACCTTTCAAAAAAATGGAAGGTAGATCTAATAAGGTCTTTCTTAATAGGGGATAACTGGAAAGATATAGATGCCGGAAAAGCCGCCGGGTGTATAACGCTCTTAATAGATAAACCATATAATCAATCTGTTAAGGTTGATTATAGAGTAGAATCCCTTGAAGATGCAGTAGTATTAATAAGGAAGATAGGTGGAGATTTATGA
- a CDS encoding SIS domain-containing protein, translating into MSYLNQYLDDAKKIIDQLDHVEIEKIIRLLVNVREDGGRIFFLGVGGGAGNASHAVNDFRKIAGIESYAPTDNVSELTARTNDEGWDTVFAKWLKVSKLDANDMVFVFSVGGGNLEKNISANIVKALEYAKSAGAKICGVVGRDGGYTAKVADACVIVPIVNKDTVTPHTESFQALVWHLLVSHPDLSIHEMKWESVK; encoded by the coding sequence ATGTCCTACCTAAATCAATATCTGGATGATGCTAAAAAAATAATCGATCAATTGGATCATGTGGAGATCGAAAAGATAATAAGATTGCTGGTCAATGTCCGTGAAGACGGCGGACGCATTTTTTTCCTGGGCGTCGGTGGCGGGGCCGGGAATGCATCACATGCGGTCAACGATTTTCGAAAGATAGCCGGAATAGAATCCTATGCACCAACGGATAATGTATCCGAACTGACGGCAAGAACAAATGATGAGGGGTGGGATACTGTTTTTGCTAAATGGCTGAAAGTCAGCAAGCTCGATGCAAATGATATGGTGTTCGTATTTTCAGTTGGAGGGGGCAACTTGGAAAAAAACATAAGCGCAAATATCGTGAAGGCGCTGGAATATGCTAAATCGGCAGGGGCGAAGATATGCGGTGTAGTCGGTAGGGACGGCGGGTACACGGCAAAAGTGGCGGATGCCTGCGTGATAGTCCCTATAGTGAATAAGGATACGGTTACTCCTCATACAGAATCATTCCAGGCGCTGGTGTGGCATTTACTTGTATCCCATCCTGACCTGAGTATTCATGAAATGAAATGGGAATCAGTTAAATAA
- a CDS encoding sugar phosphate nucleotidyltransferase, whose protein sequence is MKGIILAGGKGTRLYPLTKVTNKHLLPVGKEPMIFHPIRQLVSAGILQIMIVTSTDHMGDIVKVLGSGKEFGCEFTFKVQEEAKGIADALSLAENFAGNDKIVVFLGDNVFEYSISPYVRNFEKQEKGARVLLKKVNDPERFGIAAMDEKHILEIEEKPQSPKTDFAVVGVYMYNPKVFDILKKIKPSDRGEYEITSVNNVYIKDHELKYDIVKGRWVDSGTFESYFEANELLYQLNNKIKM, encoded by the coding sequence ATGAAGGGAATAATATTAGCAGGCGGAAAAGGAACTCGCTTATATCCTCTGACGAAGGTCACCAACAAGCACTTATTGCCTGTTGGAAAGGAACCTATGATATTTCATCCCATCAGACAACTGGTAAGTGCCGGGATACTACAAATAATGATAGTGACCAGTACCGACCACATGGGAGACATTGTCAAAGTTTTAGGTAGCGGAAAAGAATTCGGATGTGAATTTACATTCAAAGTGCAGGAGGAAGCCAAGGGGATAGCTGATGCATTATCATTAGCTGAAAACTTCGCGGGCAATGATAAGATCGTGGTTTTCCTGGGGGATAACGTTTTTGAATACAGCATATCTCCTTATGTCAGGAATTTTGAAAAACAGGAGAAAGGTGCAAGGGTACTGTTGAAAAAAGTGAATGACCCGGAGAGGTTCGGAATAGCTGCAATGGATGAAAAACACATACTTGAGATAGAAGAAAAACCGCAATCACCTAAAACAGATTTTGCCGTGGTCGGGGTTTATATGTACAATCCAAAGGTTTTTGATATCCTCAAAAAGATAAAGCCGTCAGATCGAGGTGAATACGAGATAACTTCCGTGAACAATGTATATATCAAAGATCATGAATTAAAATATGACATTGTTAAAGGCCGCTGGGTGGACAGTGGAACTTTCGAATCCTATTTTGAGGCAAATGAACTGTTATACCAATTGAATAATAAAATAAAGATGTGA
- a CDS encoding glycosyltransferase family 4 protein, with translation MNICIFAKGLPVHITGGMEIHVQSLVDGLIKRQHKVTVITTRHPLGIKKEEKGNLKIYYVGDKSLKCTARFYEESLELFEKLNYEERFDIVHSQSTSGYGFARFCHNEIPFIVTFQGTTLNEIISAINTKSIKGFIIALYIFYNDFLINHNKDDKITSKRASKIIAVSNELKEDLKKQYNIPEEKFILIQNGIDVDTFRPDLEVSGLKEKYQLQNKKIILSIGVMTGQKGHDLLIRVMPELLKEDREIKLVLVGYGPAMENLKKMAQELKVSDHVVFTGKVSHEELKFYYNIADVFAFPTLRVEAGPLVIPEAMACERPVIASRIGGIPTVIENYIDGILIQPGNLRELKEKILEVLKNEELGAKLGKNARRKIMERYSVDRMVDDTIKVYEKALGK, from the coding sequence ATGAATATCTGCATTTTCGCTAAAGGCTTGCCCGTTCATATTACAGGGGGAATGGAGATCCATGTTCAATCTTTAGTTGATGGACTCATCAAAAGACAGCATAAAGTAACCGTAATAACCACCAGGCACCCGCTGGGAATTAAGAAAGAAGAGAAAGGAAATTTGAAAATCTACTACGTGGGTGATAAATCCCTTAAATGTACGGCGAGATTTTATGAAGAATCTCTGGAATTATTTGAAAAACTGAACTATGAAGAAAGATTTGATATAGTTCACAGTCAAAGCACCTCTGGTTATGGATTTGCGAGATTCTGTCATAATGAAATACCCTTTATCGTAACTTTTCAGGGAACAACGTTAAACGAAATAATCAGCGCGATAAATACAAAATCAATAAAAGGTTTTATCATTGCATTATATATATTTTATAATGATTTTCTAATAAATCATAATAAAGATGATAAAATCACAAGCAAGAGAGCCAGCAAAATAATTGCGGTCAGCAATGAATTAAAAGAGGATCTCAAAAAACAATACAACATCCCTGAAGAAAAATTTATTTTGATCCAGAACGGTATTGATGTAGATACATTCAGACCGGATTTAGAGGTTTCAGGTCTGAAAGAAAAATATCAACTTCAAAACAAGAAAATTATCCTGTCAATTGGCGTGATGACCGGGCAGAAAGGGCATGATCTCCTTATTCGGGTCATGCCTGAACTTTTAAAAGAGGATAGGGAAATAAAGCTGGTTCTGGTGGGATATGGCCCGGCCATGGAGAATTTAAAGAAAATGGCTCAGGAACTTAAGGTTTCCGATCATGTGGTCTTCACAGGAAAAGTATCGCACGAAGAGCTGAAATTTTATTACAATATTGCAGATGTTTTTGCCTTCCCGACGCTGAGAGTGGAAGCCGGGCCTCTGGTGATCCCTGAGGCGATGGCCTGTGAGAGGCCTGTCATTGCATCAAGGATAGGCGGGATTCCTACTGTCATAGAGAATTATATCGATGGGATTTTAATCCAACCCGGCAATCTCAGGGAATTAAAGGAAAAAATACTTGAAGTTTTAAAAAATGAGGAGCTGGGAGCTAAGCTTGGGAAAAATGCACGGAGAAAGATAATGGAACGGTACAGCGTGGATAGAATGGTTGATGACACAATAAAAGTTTATGAGAAGGCTTTAGGAAAATGA